The following proteins are co-located in the Fusobacteria bacterium ZRK30 genome:
- a CDS encoding radical SAM protein, giving the protein MLNSIFNIPFHNGKYIFNSKNGGIVELPKDNKFKDEEIAYLKEHDFIVENNEKEVEELLNETLEFINRDIETLEITIQLTEECNFSCVYCYQEKKIKEITFDKANSILGTFRKILSVHKINTINVHYFGGEPLLKKDMIYYLDLNLKKMAKVYNLKYHAYLTTNGYFLDEKLLKNIEFEKIKITIEGLKQTHNMLRKSESPNFDIIMKNIENTILYIKKLEIRINLCGENIDEFEKLVDLIYTKFDKTRNKIKIDISHMLKYNPTDKFTQLSLEEFSKFNLFARKKYKKKVLNC; this is encoded by the coding sequence TTTCATAATGGAAAATATATATTTAATTCTAAAAATGGTGGAATAGTAGAGTTACCTAAGGATAACAAATTTAAAGATGAAGAAATAGCTTATTTAAAAGAACATGATTTTATAGTTGAAAATAATGAAAAAGAAGTTGAGGAATTGCTGAATGAAACTCTAGAATTTATAAATCGAGACATCGAAACATTAGAAATTACGATACAGTTAACTGAAGAATGTAATTTTTCTTGTGTCTATTGTTATCAAGAAAAAAAAATTAAGGAAATTACTTTTGATAAAGCGAATTCTATATTGGGAACATTTCGTAAAATTCTGAGTGTACACAAAATAAATACAATTAATGTTCATTATTTTGGAGGAGAACCTCTTTTAAAAAAAGATATGATTTATTATTTAGATTTAAATTTAAAAAAAATGGCAAAAGTTTATAATTTAAAATATCATGCATATTTAACAACAAATGGATATTTTTTAGATGAGAAATTGTTAAAAAATATTGAATTTGAAAAAATAAAAATAACAATTGAGGGATTAAAGCAGACACATAATATGCTAAGAAAATCTGAATCTCCAAATTTTGATATAATCATGAAAAATATTGAAAATACTATTCTTTATATAAAAAAACTAGAAATAAGAATAAATTTGTGTGGTGAAAATATAGATGAGTTTGAAAAATTAGTTGATTTAATCTATACTAAATTTGATAAAACTAGAAATAAAATAAAAATAGACATTTCACATATGCTTAAATATAACCCTACAGATAAATTTACTCAACTTAGTCTTGAAGAATTTTCTAAATTTAATTTATTTGCAAGAAAAAAATACAAGAAAAAGGTTTTAAATTGTTGA
- a CDS encoding SPASM domain-containing protein translates to MLIPKRIKHPCSFIFKRAIALDPNLNIQFCSGEEVSLNEPFNSQYFIKKEDFVLPKECKLCNILPLCLGGCPIRKKNIGLACIPEKFIIKDILESVI, encoded by the coding sequence TTGTTGATACCAAAAAGAATAAAACATCCTTGTTCATTTATATTTAAGAGAGCTATTGCTTTAGATCCTAATTTAAATATTCAATTTTGTAGTGGAGAAGAGGTCTCTTTAAATGAACCTTTTAACTCTCAATACTTTATAAAAAAAGAAGACTTTGTCCTTCCTAAGGAGTGTAAACTTTGTAATATTTTACCATTATGTCTTGGAGGGTGTCCTATTAGAAAAAAAAATATAGGATTAGCATGTATTCCTGAAAAATTTATAATTAAAGATATTTTGGAGAGCGTTATATGA
- a CDS encoding MFS transporter, with translation MNKLNKGDGVVKTKMADSNFVIYFAGQLVSLIGNMMEMVVFPLLILDITESGTKMGLVVGTSMITFFLFSFFTGSFVDKHPNWQKNILATSDICSGLVILGYLLLVKEVTVTNILVLVLLQNIPSSFFNSTNNTIFTRITGKENLEKITSIMSIGRNTIGVLTPLLGIFVYVHYGFKVLLIINMLTFIISGVLEYTIKVRPIKKVEINENKKKKGYKEVAKFLNTNKVLKDLTILSVIINFLFAPLLGVSLVYFVNKTLKMGSEYIGYFQTSFLLGIIIGSFIIFKLSNKFQFKSLYSELVLAQTTTIWSFYIILSHLWSFNETYAKIFYILGIIVIGILTSFMNIPMMSFLQERVEQSIKGRFFVFYNAVTGIFTPVSGAVIGVAMDNYSIKSIVTVIIFLSIVIQFYFAFKLNLRKRHKALIRL, from the coding sequence ATGAATAAACTAAATAAAGGTGATGGTGTAGTTAAAACTAAAATGGCTGATTCTAATTTTGTGATATATTTTGCTGGACAACTTGTATCTCTTATAGGCAATATGATGGAAATGGTAGTGTTCCCACTACTAATTTTAGATATTACAGAGTCAGGAACTAAAATGGGATTAGTTGTAGGAACATCTATGATAACCTTTTTTCTTTTTTCTTTTTTTACAGGAAGCTTTGTTGATAAACATCCTAATTGGCAAAAAAACATACTAGCTACATCCGATATTTGTAGTGGACTAGTTATTTTAGGGTATCTACTCTTAGTTAAAGAAGTAACAGTTACAAATATTTTAGTGTTAGTTCTCTTACAAAACATTCCAAGTTCTTTTTTTAACTCAACAAATAATACTATTTTTACAAGGATTACAGGAAAAGAAAATTTGGAAAAAATTACTTCCATTATGAGTATAGGAAGAAATACTATTGGTGTTTTAACTCCTTTACTAGGTATTTTTGTTTATGTCCATTATGGATTTAAAGTTTTATTAATCATTAATATGCTGACATTTATAATTTCTGGGGTTTTAGAATATACTATAAAAGTACGTCCTATAAAAAAAGTTGAAATTAATGAAAATAAAAAGAAAAAAGGTTATAAGGAAGTTGCTAAATTTTTAAATACAAATAAAGTTTTAAAAGACTTGACGATTCTCTCTGTTATAATTAATTTTCTTTTTGCCCCTTTGTTAGGAGTTTCTCTGGTCTATTTTGTCAATAAAACTCTAAAAATGGGAAGTGAATATATAGGTTATTTTCAAACTTCTTTTTTACTTGGTATTATTATAGGTTCGTTTATTATATTTAAGTTAAGCAATAAATTTCAATTTAAATCACTTTACTCAGAATTAGTTTTAGCTCAAACTACTACAATCTGGTCATTTTATATAATACTAAGTCATCTTTGGAGTTTTAATGAAACTTATGCAAAAATATTTTATATTTTAGGAATAATAGTTATAGGAATTTTAACTTCATTCATGAATATCCCTATGATGTCTTTTCTACAAGAAAGAGTCGAACAAAGTATCAAAGGAAGGTTTTTTGTCTTTTATAATGCAGTAACAGGTATTTTTACACCTGTTAGTGGAGCTGTTATAGGAGTTGCTATGGACAATTATAGTATTAAATCTATTGTCACTGTTATAATTTTTTTATCGATTGTTATACAATTTTATTTTGCATTTAAACTCAATCTACGAAAAAGGCATAAAGCTCTTATTAGATTATAA